A DNA window from Linepithema humile isolate Giens D197 chromosome 6, Lhum_UNIL_v1.0, whole genome shotgun sequence contains the following coding sequences:
- the LOC105676900 gene encoding SUN domain-containing ossification factor isoform X2, producing MAKSVIKNGNGGCPLHWVDNSAGQRRHLFQAAAFYLIVLAVLWCMFSTCFHHRISETGQAVVLTLVDNAAAKLQNLAETKIDSEFSSRSSVKNSSLLSGNQVRQSEELTAARAAAPSTQIPSPPIADETTVAPNDTDVLDDGEDVLLPKNISAEETPEVVVIVRAEQKDGESQLKVEEEVDQVQVSSEELPPKTDGAFTTAPELNDTAAREQLVGGNRDESAAVILDGLVASGPTDPHEDIPSFSEWAQKRLEEAEKKKTHPNASVQTPGGPGRGVSGMKIRSKNYASPDCGAKIVAANPEASSAKNVLVSTRDEYMLNACTSRVWFVVELCEAIQAKKIELANFELFSSSPKDFAVYVSDRFPTKEWIPVGQFTAKDVKDIQSFALHPHFFGKFIKVELLSHYGSEHFCPVSLFRAYGTSEFEVLETETENQILHEASPDEDDDEDSDEEELLDSEGGESPRNLFGSARDAVLSIVKKAAEVLVKSSDLTRNNITEIQQSIDDGNILDNSYTTCTTPRYTILCDNCTDQKFASVFQLVSCRDRQLDGLLRIDWVNRTLRRGKLCRFHGVEIESLWQEEEEAQRDDTTSFNLVEDLQATFLTSVFKSEYIVALCNVLATKERKVVMNTSYEMSNSSENAARENVLSVKDTEHSGEITSQHQVSATCTLDSNSPACKSVASSKETRRRSGTQDIKDEEIDNISTTSIETSASAESLASQIKPTKTLSKEDLKKESSVPILEPSKEPTEETLQPEVLTTVPPPSNPTPTLKIAEELPVLGTSVKMTSQTVNSVTPINLDSQETADTPAPETDSAESVTQGRIEKSENGEQDGKQAKDVGEQEVRLSSQDHLALDTLLSDLKDLEGDTANMQNGASSSSSMMQPTTSTAPQKESVFLRLSNRIKTLERNMSLSGQYLEELSRRYKKQVEEMQRSLERAVAAMGEESRKGEEREAKRVEEITALREEIAILSKSVETLLYDRDSWRSRISGIAQHALLICFEIVVIVLILTYCRKGEDCEEKEKLLSDTKEAVRRRSAENFSSHAAAKKTKKRRPSEIASHISGTYHELMIDDRSHETKKERKKKRKKEAAAAGTRTAGTEEATRYKSGLNMIPGGAPLPSRRASSIDRPRTKESENSAKRPESTPEATASCFDDQAEKREWIIRSAQENKVYGMKLALNSELGRQVDELYESNSSSTTMDTSVEGSITTKRKIEVPRNGSFKAGGILKSTRLSSPSFMKTALGARNKRKSSSNSNEKWEWNQDSSEHSNGRSLASSPTSIDTIDGSTNGNAANGLIEESDESRSSSATPMLTKKEKRNTGLKKMMRKFF from the exons ATGGCCAAGAGTGTCATCAAAAACGGGAACGGTGGATGTCCTCTGCACTGGGTCGACAATTCCGCCGGACAACGTAGACACCTTTTTCAAGCGGCCGCCTTTTACTTGATTGTGCTGGCGGTCTTGTGGTGCATGTTTTCCACATGTTTCCATCACCG GATTTCCGAGACCGGCCAGGCAGTGGTGTTGACACTAGTGGACAATGCAGCGGCGAAACTGCAGAATCTGGCGGAGACGAAGATCGATAGCGAGTTTTCGTCGAGGTCGTCCGTCAAGAATTCCTCTTTACTGAGCGGGAATCAAGTCAGACAATCCGAGGAGCTAACGGCGGCGAGGGCCGCCGCGCCGTCGACGCAGATCCCGTCGCCACCGATCGCGGACGAGACGACAGTGGCGCCGAACGACACGGACGTCCTCGACGACGGGGAGGATGTGCTTCTACCGAAGAACATCTCCGCCGAGGAGACACCGGAGGTCGTGGTGATCGTCAGGGCGGAGCAGAAGGACGGAGAGTCGCAGCTGAAAGTCGAGGAGGAGGTCGACCAGGTTCAGGTGTCTTCCGAGGAGCTGCCGCCGAAGACGGACGGCGCGTTCACCACGGCGCCGGAATTGAACGACACGGCGGCTCGAGAGCAATTGGTCGGCGGCAACAGGGACGAGAGTGCGGCGGTGATTCTAGACGGGCTCGTCGCTTCGGGACCCACCGATCCGCACGAGGACATCCCGTCCTTCAGCGAATGGGCGCAAAAGCGTTTGGAGGAGgcggagaagaagaaaa CTCATCCGAACGCTTCCGTTCAGACCCCGGGTGGCCCGGGACGAGGCGTGAGCGGCATGAAGATTCGTTCGAAGAACTACGCCTCTCCCGATTGCGGCGCCAAGATCGTGGCGGCTAATCCCGAAGCGAGTAGCGCCAAGAACGTTCTCGTGTCCACGCGCGACGAGTACATGCTGAACGCCTGCACGTCGCGCGTCTGGTTCGTCGTCGAGCTCTGCGAGGCGATCCAAGCGAAGAAGATCGAGCTCGCGAACTTCGAGCTCTTCAGCTCGTCGCCGAAGGACTTTGCCGTCTACGTGAGCGACCGCTTCCCCACCAAGGAGTGGATTCCGGTCGGTCAGTTCACCGCCAAGGACGTGAAGGATATTCAGAGCTTCGCCCTGCATCCTCACTTCTTTGGCAAGTTTATCAAAGTGGAGCTTCTATCGCACTACGGGTCGGAGCACTTCTGTCCCGTCTCGCTGTTTCGCGCTTACGGCACCAGCGAGTTCGAAGTGCTCGAAACGGAGACGGAGAATCAGATTCTACACGAGGCGAGCCCGGACGAGGACGATGACGAGGACAGCGACGAGGAGGAGCTGTTGGACAGCGAGGGCGGTGAGTCGCCGAGGAACCTCTTCGGCAGCGCGCGCGACGCCGTGCTGAGCATCGTGAAGAAAGCCGCGGAGGTTCTGGTGAAGTCGAGCGATCTCACCAGAAACAACATCACGGAGATCCAGCAGAGCATCGACGACGGCAACATCCTCGACAACTCGTACACGACCTGCACGACTCCCAGATACACGATTCTCTGCGACAATTGCACCGATCAGAAGTTCGCCAGCGTCTTCCAGCTGGTCAGCTGCAGGGACCGCCAGCTGGATGGTTTGCTGAGGATCGATTGGGTGAACAGGACTCTGAGACGAGGGAAGCTCTGTCGCTTCCACGGCGTGGAGATAGAGTCGCTTTGgcaggaggaggaagaagcgCAGCGCGATGATACGACGTCCTTCAATCTGGTGGAGGATCTCCAAGCGACTTTTTTAACTTCCGTCTTCAAATCCGAATACATAGTGGCGCTGTGCAACGTTCTGGCGACGAAGGAGCGCAAGGTGGTGATGAACACCAGCTACGAGATGTCCAACAGTTCCGAGAACGCTGCCAGAGAGAACGTTCTGTCCGTCAAAGACACCGAGCACAGCGGCGAGATCACTTCTCAACACCAAGTGTCCGCCACGTGTACTCTGGACTCGAATTCTCCCGCCTGCAAGTCAGTCGCTTCCTCCAAAGAGACCCGACGGCGTTCGGGCACTCAGGACATCAAGGACGAGGAGATCGACAACATTAGCACAACGTCGATAGAGACTTCCGCTAGCGCGGAGAGCCTGGCGTCGCAAATCAAGCCCACGAAGACACTCAGCAAGGAGGACCTGAAGAAGGAGTCGTCTGTACCGATTCTGGAACCCAGTAAGGAGCCTACAGAGGAGACGTTGCAGCCGGAAGTGCTAACGACCGTTCCGCCGCCGTCCAATCCAACGCCGACCTTGAAGATCGCCGAGGAGTTGCCGGTTCTGGGAACTTCCGTCAAGATGACGTCGCAAACTGTGAACAGCGTTACGCCGATAAACCTCGATAGTCAAGAAACTGCCGACACGCCTGCGCCTGAAACGGATAGCGCTGAGTCTGTTACGCAAGGCAGAATAGAGAAATCGGAGAACGGCGAGCAGGACGGGAAACAGGCGAAAGACGTGGGTGAGCAAGAAGTTCGACTGTCGTCTCAAGATCATCTCGCGCTGGACACGCTGCTGTCCGACCTGAAAGATTTGGAGGGCGACACGGCCAATATGCAAAACGGAGCGTCCAGCTCTTCGTCAATGATGCAGCCCACAACTAGTACCGCGCCACAAAAGGAGTCTGTTTTTCTCCGATTATCCAACAGGATTAAG acTTTAGAAAGAAACATGTCGCTTAGCGGACAATATCTGGAAGAATTGAGTCGTCGTTACAAAAAGCAGGTCGAAGAAATGCAACGCTCATTGGAACGTGCGGTCGCCGCTATGGGCGAGGAGTCTCGAAAGGGCGAAGAACGCGAAGCGAAAAGGGTGGAGGAGATCACCGCGTTGAGAGAAGAAATCGCTATACTCTCGAAATCAGTCGAAACTTTGCTCTACGATCGGGACAGCTGGCGCAGTCGAATATCCGGGATCGCACAGCACGCTTTGCTGATCTGCTTCGAAATTGTCGTTATCGTTTTGATTCTCACTTACTGTCGCAAAGGAGAAGATTGCGAGGAAAAGGAGAAACTCCTGTCGGACACGAAGGAGGCCGTGCGTCGGAGAAGCGCGGAGAATTTCAGTTCTCACGCCGCAGCAAAAAAGACGAAGAAGCGACGACCCAGCGAGATTGCTTCTCACATAAGCGGCACGTACCACGAGCTGATGATCGACGATCGATCCCACGAGACGAAGAAGGAGCGGAAGAAGAAACGCAAGAAGGAGGCAGCCGCCGCCGGGACTAGAACAGCCGGTACGGAAGAGGCGACGCGTTACAAGAGTGGATTGAACATGATTCCGGGCGGCGCGCCGCTGCCGTCGAGAAGAGCGTCGTCCATAGATCGTCCGCGTACCAAGGAGTCAGAAAATTCGGCCAAGAGACCGGAATCCACGCCTGAGGCCACTGCGAGTTGCTTCGACGATCAAGCAGAGAAGAGAGAATGGATTATACGTTCCGCGCAGGAGAATAAAGTCTACGGGATGAAGTTGGCGTTAAATTCCGAACTCGGTCGTCAAGTTGACGAACTGTACGAATCCAATTCGTCATCGACGACGATGGACACGTCCGTTGAAGGATCGATCACGACGAAGAGGAAGATCGAAGTGCCGAGAAACGGCTCGTTCAAGGCAGGCGGCATTCTCAAGAGCACGAGATTGAGCTCGCCGTCCTTCATGAAGACCGCCTTGGGCGCGAGAAACAAGAGGAAGTCTTCGTCGAATTCCAACGAAAAGTGGGAGTGGAACCAGGATTCTTCGGAGCATTCGAACGGCCGATCTCTCGCGTCCAGTCCGACGAGCATCGATACTATCGACGGTAGTACGAATGGTAACGCCGCGAACGGCTTGATCGAGGAAAGCGACGAATCGAGGAGCAGTAGCGCTACGCCTATGTTGacgaagaaagagaagagaaacaCAGGCCTGAAGAAGATGATGAGGAAGTTTTTTTGA
- the LOC105676906 gene encoding eEF1A lysine and N-terminal methyltransferase homolog, which translates to MNLLPKTHEEFSYAEYWNTFFKKRGKKTFDWYGEYPELCEILLKYVKLKDDILIVGCGNSTLSMSLYDVGYKSITNIDISHIVIKQMCDINNSTRPELIYEYMDATQMTYPDEKFSVILDKGTLDALMPDTKETTISTIDRYFKEVTRVLRNGGRYICITLLQEHILRKLLSYFPTSGFMFRISRCHEAESKARMEEGSSVPIFVVIATKFIKLSQTILEIALVDGPPERLSSTDNMISAVLSAQQSALVCNSLHKKSIANVGEISLDLYRPGDKHPRYTVYVLDQPRIREAKTYAAFIVPQGKEIDWLFSTKEGRQQVLKSAQQDRLAIVTLCREHQFENWDAVKTELEDCVRNLAPAGLCGKNDIPFLSLGSDLGVRIICYEGKSDISGPFVVEDVEIDGHEFRRLIFLSNPYVIQSEARMKEAKSRRGKTRKIADPGFLACEHHVHMSAGVSAVIDIKEQDEIMIVGLGGGGLCTFLHHCFPKLKITAVEIDNVMLKVATEYFNLILDDRIKIEITDGIQFIKYAATSEKKYKAILFDINNKDATIGLSCPPKQFLEMSVLKEVATCLTENGLFILSLVSRDESLKQKVMDDLNMIFQSTASYAIQGEVNEIIMCSIEKHDPKEWRNRLRLAVISLNKQAAARKLSSFKEASEVSTLLKSLSTES; encoded by the exons aTGAATCTTTTGCCAAAAACGCACGAAGAATTCAGTTATGCAGAGTATTGGaatacttttttcaaaaaacgtGGCAAAAAAACGTTTGACTG GTATGGTGAATATCCAGAATTATGCGAAATACTTCTgaaatatgtcaaattaaaagaTGACATTTTAATTGTTGGTTGTGGAAATTCTACGCTAAGCATGTCTTTGTATGATGTTGGTTACAa AAGTATCACTAATATTGACATATCacatattgtaattaaacaaatgtgtgacataaataatagtacaagGCCAGAAttgatatatgaatatatgGACGCTACACAGATGACATATCCTGATGAGAAATTCAGTGTAATTCTTGATAAAGGTACATTAGATGCTTTAATGCCAGATACCAAAGAGACAACGATATCTACAATTGATAGGTATTTCAAG gaAGTCACACGAGTGTTACGGAATGGCGGCAGATATATCTGCATTACATTGCTACAGGAGCACATTCTTAGAAAGCTCTTGTCTTACTTTCCTACCTCAGGTTTTATGTTCCGTATATCACGATGCCATGAAGCCGAGTCAAAGGCACGTATGGAGGAGGGCAGTTCGGTTCCAATTTTTGTGGTCATTGCCacaaaattcatcaaattgtCTCAAACc ATCCTCGAGATAGCTCTAGTTGATGGCCCACCTGAACGATTATCTTCAACAGATAACATGATATCTGCTGTATTATCCGCCCAACAGTCTGCATTAGTGTGCAACAGTCTTCATAAGAAAAGCATCGCCAATGTGGGGGAAATATCGTTAGACTTATATCGTCCTGGTGACAAACATCCACGATATACTGTTTATGTTCTCGATCAACCACGTATACGCGAGGCAAAAACGTACGCTGCTTTCATCGTACCACAGGGAAA AGAAATCGATTGGTTGTTCAGTACAAAAGAAGGACGACAGCAAGTCTTGAAGAGCGCGCAACAAGACAGACTCGCGATTGTTACTTTGTGCAGAGAACACCAGTTTGAAAATTGGGATGCTGTGAAAACCGAATTGGAAGATTGCGTTCGTAATTTAGCACCAGCCGGCCTGTGCGGCAAGAATGATATTCCCTTTCTATCCTTGGGTTCCGACTTGGGCGTTCGAATTATTTGTTACGAAGGAAAGAGCGATATCAGTGGGCCATTCGTTGTTGAAGACGTAGAGATCGACGGTCATGAGTTCAGACGACTTATATTCTTGAGCAATCCATACGTCATTCAGAGCGAAGCTAGAATGAAGGAAG CGAAATCCAGACGTGGTAAAACGAGAAAAATCGCCGATCCGGGATTTTTGGCCTGTGAACATCACGTACACATGAGCGCTGGCGTGAGTGCAGTGATAGACATAAAAGAACAGGATGAGATTATGATTGTGGGACTTGGCGGTGGCGGTCTTTGCACATTTTTACATCATTGTTTTCCCAAA ctAAAAATTACTGCAGTCGAAATAGACAACGTGATGCTAAAAGTGGCTACTGAGTATTTCAATCTCATTCTTGacgatagaataaaaatagaaatcacAGATggtatacaatttattaaatacgcTGCAACATCtgagaaaaagtataaagCAATACTTTTCGATATCAATAACAAAGATGCTACTATTGGACTGAGTTGTCCGCCGAAGCAATTTCTCGAAATGTCAGTGCTGAAAGAAGTTGCAACATGTTTAACAGAGAACGGTCTTTTTATCTTGAGTCTTGTCAGCAGAGACGAAAGCTTGAAACAGAAAGTGATGGACGATCTGAATATGATATTCCAATCGACTGCTAGTTACGCAATTCAAGGTGAAGTAAACGAGATCATTATGTGTTCCATAGAGAAACACGATCCGAAAGAATGGAGAAATAGACTCAGGCTCGCTGTCATTAGCTTAAACAAACAAGCGGCTGCAAGAAAATTGTCCTCTTTCAAGGAAGCATCTGAAGTATCCACGCTTTTAAAGAGCTTATCTACAGAAtcctaa
- the LOC105676900 gene encoding SUN domain-containing ossification factor isoform X1, with translation MRPCVLCVYWALLLISIVSSGLLFLIVALEGAQAEDPSFYEKNETYGTYNNITLNYDNYESLESSIILDVETQTTGTLKPNQNDEYQQEDATTVSASFEVINDDAQEKKDVDILAQSLTQQPNLSQGISETGQAVVLTLVDNAAAKLQNLAETKIDSEFSSRSSVKNSSLLSGNQVRQSEELTAARAAAPSTQIPSPPIADETTVAPNDTDVLDDGEDVLLPKNISAEETPEVVVIVRAEQKDGESQLKVEEEVDQVQVSSEELPPKTDGAFTTAPELNDTAAREQLVGGNRDESAAVILDGLVASGPTDPHEDIPSFSEWAQKRLEEAEKKKTHPNASVQTPGGPGRGVSGMKIRSKNYASPDCGAKIVAANPEASSAKNVLVSTRDEYMLNACTSRVWFVVELCEAIQAKKIELANFELFSSSPKDFAVYVSDRFPTKEWIPVGQFTAKDVKDIQSFALHPHFFGKFIKVELLSHYGSEHFCPVSLFRAYGTSEFEVLETETENQILHEASPDEDDDEDSDEEELLDSEGGESPRNLFGSARDAVLSIVKKAAEVLVKSSDLTRNNITEIQQSIDDGNILDNSYTTCTTPRYTILCDNCTDQKFASVFQLVSCRDRQLDGLLRIDWVNRTLRRGKLCRFHGVEIESLWQEEEEAQRDDTTSFNLVEDLQATFLTSVFKSEYIVALCNVLATKERKVVMNTSYEMSNSSENAARENVLSVKDTEHSGEITSQHQVSATCTLDSNSPACKSVASSKETRRRSGTQDIKDEEIDNISTTSIETSASAESLASQIKPTKTLSKEDLKKESSVPILEPSKEPTEETLQPEVLTTVPPPSNPTPTLKIAEELPVLGTSVKMTSQTVNSVTPINLDSQETADTPAPETDSAESVTQGRIEKSENGEQDGKQAKDVGEQEVRLSSQDHLALDTLLSDLKDLEGDTANMQNGASSSSSMMQPTTSTAPQKESVFLRLSNRIKTLERNMSLSGQYLEELSRRYKKQVEEMQRSLERAVAAMGEESRKGEEREAKRVEEITALREEIAILSKSVETLLYDRDSWRSRISGIAQHALLICFEIVVIVLILTYCRKGEDCEEKEKLLSDTKEAVRRRSAENFSSHAAAKKTKKRRPSEIASHISGTYHELMIDDRSHETKKERKKKRKKEAAAAGTRTAGTEEATRYKSGLNMIPGGAPLPSRRASSIDRPRTKESENSAKRPESTPEATASCFDDQAEKREWIIRSAQENKVYGMKLALNSELGRQVDELYESNSSSTTMDTSVEGSITTKRKIEVPRNGSFKAGGILKSTRLSSPSFMKTALGARNKRKSSSNSNEKWEWNQDSSEHSNGRSLASSPTSIDTIDGSTNGNAANGLIEESDESRSSSATPMLTKKEKRNTGLKKMMRKFF, from the exons GATTTCCGAGACCGGCCAGGCAGTGGTGTTGACACTAGTGGACAATGCAGCGGCGAAACTGCAGAATCTGGCGGAGACGAAGATCGATAGCGAGTTTTCGTCGAGGTCGTCCGTCAAGAATTCCTCTTTACTGAGCGGGAATCAAGTCAGACAATCCGAGGAGCTAACGGCGGCGAGGGCCGCCGCGCCGTCGACGCAGATCCCGTCGCCACCGATCGCGGACGAGACGACAGTGGCGCCGAACGACACGGACGTCCTCGACGACGGGGAGGATGTGCTTCTACCGAAGAACATCTCCGCCGAGGAGACACCGGAGGTCGTGGTGATCGTCAGGGCGGAGCAGAAGGACGGAGAGTCGCAGCTGAAAGTCGAGGAGGAGGTCGACCAGGTTCAGGTGTCTTCCGAGGAGCTGCCGCCGAAGACGGACGGCGCGTTCACCACGGCGCCGGAATTGAACGACACGGCGGCTCGAGAGCAATTGGTCGGCGGCAACAGGGACGAGAGTGCGGCGGTGATTCTAGACGGGCTCGTCGCTTCGGGACCCACCGATCCGCACGAGGACATCCCGTCCTTCAGCGAATGGGCGCAAAAGCGTTTGGAGGAGgcggagaagaagaaaa CTCATCCGAACGCTTCCGTTCAGACCCCGGGTGGCCCGGGACGAGGCGTGAGCGGCATGAAGATTCGTTCGAAGAACTACGCCTCTCCCGATTGCGGCGCCAAGATCGTGGCGGCTAATCCCGAAGCGAGTAGCGCCAAGAACGTTCTCGTGTCCACGCGCGACGAGTACATGCTGAACGCCTGCACGTCGCGCGTCTGGTTCGTCGTCGAGCTCTGCGAGGCGATCCAAGCGAAGAAGATCGAGCTCGCGAACTTCGAGCTCTTCAGCTCGTCGCCGAAGGACTTTGCCGTCTACGTGAGCGACCGCTTCCCCACCAAGGAGTGGATTCCGGTCGGTCAGTTCACCGCCAAGGACGTGAAGGATATTCAGAGCTTCGCCCTGCATCCTCACTTCTTTGGCAAGTTTATCAAAGTGGAGCTTCTATCGCACTACGGGTCGGAGCACTTCTGTCCCGTCTCGCTGTTTCGCGCTTACGGCACCAGCGAGTTCGAAGTGCTCGAAACGGAGACGGAGAATCAGATTCTACACGAGGCGAGCCCGGACGAGGACGATGACGAGGACAGCGACGAGGAGGAGCTGTTGGACAGCGAGGGCGGTGAGTCGCCGAGGAACCTCTTCGGCAGCGCGCGCGACGCCGTGCTGAGCATCGTGAAGAAAGCCGCGGAGGTTCTGGTGAAGTCGAGCGATCTCACCAGAAACAACATCACGGAGATCCAGCAGAGCATCGACGACGGCAACATCCTCGACAACTCGTACACGACCTGCACGACTCCCAGATACACGATTCTCTGCGACAATTGCACCGATCAGAAGTTCGCCAGCGTCTTCCAGCTGGTCAGCTGCAGGGACCGCCAGCTGGATGGTTTGCTGAGGATCGATTGGGTGAACAGGACTCTGAGACGAGGGAAGCTCTGTCGCTTCCACGGCGTGGAGATAGAGTCGCTTTGgcaggaggaggaagaagcgCAGCGCGATGATACGACGTCCTTCAATCTGGTGGAGGATCTCCAAGCGACTTTTTTAACTTCCGTCTTCAAATCCGAATACATAGTGGCGCTGTGCAACGTTCTGGCGACGAAGGAGCGCAAGGTGGTGATGAACACCAGCTACGAGATGTCCAACAGTTCCGAGAACGCTGCCAGAGAGAACGTTCTGTCCGTCAAAGACACCGAGCACAGCGGCGAGATCACTTCTCAACACCAAGTGTCCGCCACGTGTACTCTGGACTCGAATTCTCCCGCCTGCAAGTCAGTCGCTTCCTCCAAAGAGACCCGACGGCGTTCGGGCACTCAGGACATCAAGGACGAGGAGATCGACAACATTAGCACAACGTCGATAGAGACTTCCGCTAGCGCGGAGAGCCTGGCGTCGCAAATCAAGCCCACGAAGACACTCAGCAAGGAGGACCTGAAGAAGGAGTCGTCTGTACCGATTCTGGAACCCAGTAAGGAGCCTACAGAGGAGACGTTGCAGCCGGAAGTGCTAACGACCGTTCCGCCGCCGTCCAATCCAACGCCGACCTTGAAGATCGCCGAGGAGTTGCCGGTTCTGGGAACTTCCGTCAAGATGACGTCGCAAACTGTGAACAGCGTTACGCCGATAAACCTCGATAGTCAAGAAACTGCCGACACGCCTGCGCCTGAAACGGATAGCGCTGAGTCTGTTACGCAAGGCAGAATAGAGAAATCGGAGAACGGCGAGCAGGACGGGAAACAGGCGAAAGACGTGGGTGAGCAAGAAGTTCGACTGTCGTCTCAAGATCATCTCGCGCTGGACACGCTGCTGTCCGACCTGAAAGATTTGGAGGGCGACACGGCCAATATGCAAAACGGAGCGTCCAGCTCTTCGTCAATGATGCAGCCCACAACTAGTACCGCGCCACAAAAGGAGTCTGTTTTTCTCCGATTATCCAACAGGATTAAG acTTTAGAAAGAAACATGTCGCTTAGCGGACAATATCTGGAAGAATTGAGTCGTCGTTACAAAAAGCAGGTCGAAGAAATGCAACGCTCATTGGAACGTGCGGTCGCCGCTATGGGCGAGGAGTCTCGAAAGGGCGAAGAACGCGAAGCGAAAAGGGTGGAGGAGATCACCGCGTTGAGAGAAGAAATCGCTATACTCTCGAAATCAGTCGAAACTTTGCTCTACGATCGGGACAGCTGGCGCAGTCGAATATCCGGGATCGCACAGCACGCTTTGCTGATCTGCTTCGAAATTGTCGTTATCGTTTTGATTCTCACTTACTGTCGCAAAGGAGAAGATTGCGAGGAAAAGGAGAAACTCCTGTCGGACACGAAGGAGGCCGTGCGTCGGAGAAGCGCGGAGAATTTCAGTTCTCACGCCGCAGCAAAAAAGACGAAGAAGCGACGACCCAGCGAGATTGCTTCTCACATAAGCGGCACGTACCACGAGCTGATGATCGACGATCGATCCCACGAGACGAAGAAGGAGCGGAAGAAGAAACGCAAGAAGGAGGCAGCCGCCGCCGGGACTAGAACAGCCGGTACGGAAGAGGCGACGCGTTACAAGAGTGGATTGAACATGATTCCGGGCGGCGCGCCGCTGCCGTCGAGAAGAGCGTCGTCCATAGATCGTCCGCGTACCAAGGAGTCAGAAAATTCGGCCAAGAGACCGGAATCCACGCCTGAGGCCACTGCGAGTTGCTTCGACGATCAAGCAGAGAAGAGAGAATGGATTATACGTTCCGCGCAGGAGAATAAAGTCTACGGGATGAAGTTGGCGTTAAATTCCGAACTCGGTCGTCAAGTTGACGAACTGTACGAATCCAATTCGTCATCGACGACGATGGACACGTCCGTTGAAGGATCGATCACGACGAAGAGGAAGATCGAAGTGCCGAGAAACGGCTCGTTCAAGGCAGGCGGCATTCTCAAGAGCACGAGATTGAGCTCGCCGTCCTTCATGAAGACCGCCTTGGGCGCGAGAAACAAGAGGAAGTCTTCGTCGAATTCCAACGAAAAGTGGGAGTGGAACCAGGATTCTTCGGAGCATTCGAACGGCCGATCTCTCGCGTCCAGTCCGACGAGCATCGATACTATCGACGGTAGTACGAATGGTAACGCCGCGAACGGCTTGATCGAGGAAAGCGACGAATCGAGGAGCAGTAGCGCTACGCCTATGTTGacgaagaaagagaagagaaacaCAGGCCTGAAGAAGATGATGAGGAAGTTTTTTTGA